One Tolypothrix bouteillei VB521301 DNA window includes the following coding sequences:
- a CDS encoding histidine phosphatase family protein, whose protein sequence is MTLNLYFLRHGETTFSQSGNFCGETDAELTSEGIQMAESFAEVYQKLKWEAVYVSPMKRTIATAKPFCDAIGMDMQLRDGLREGSYGEWETKSKSFAQENYAENYVKWLTEPAWNAPKGGETAVDIANRSMPVIAEIQEKHPQGNVLVVSHKATIRIMLCSLLGIDLGRYRYRVNILVASVSMVKLDVHGPLLEILGDRHHIPDRIRSRPGT, encoded by the coding sequence ATGACACTCAATTTATATTTCCTGCGACATGGAGAAACGACTTTCAGTCAAAGTGGTAATTTCTGCGGTGAAACTGATGCGGAGTTGACCTCTGAAGGGATACAGATGGCAGAGAGTTTTGCCGAGGTTTATCAAAAATTGAAGTGGGAAGCTGTTTATGTTAGCCCAATGAAGCGCACAATTGCAACTGCCAAGCCATTTTGTGATGCTATCGGTATGGATATGCAGTTGCGTGACGGGCTTAGAGAAGGTAGTTACGGCGAATGGGAAACTAAGAGTAAATCCTTTGCTCAGGAGAATTACGCAGAAAATTATGTAAAATGGTTGACAGAACCCGCTTGGAATGCACCCAAAGGCGGGGAAACTGCGGTGGATATTGCTAACCGTTCTATGCCTGTCATTGCTGAAATTCAAGAAAAACATCCCCAAGGGAATGTTTTAGTCGTTTCCCATAAAGCCACGATTCGGATTATGCTTTGCAGTTTACTGGGAATTGATTTGGGGCGCTATCGCTATCGGGTGAATATTTTGGTCGCGTCAGTCAGTATGGTGAAATTAGACGTTCACGGTCCTTTGTTAGAAATATTAGGCGATCGCCATCACATACCCGATCGTATTCGCTCTCGTCCGGGAACATAA
- a CDS encoding amidohydrolase: protein MNFTIQNVLIATDDDYVTVDVQVIDGTIAKVAPHLEVVGTVINGENKLLLPGFVNAHTHSSEMWQRGAIPPLPLELWLAELYDFAPLDTEKVYLSALGTAVETLLSGGTSVVDHLVLIPGQELETIATAVRAYQEIGIRAFVAPLIQDESLTAGMPSGEIEQAHEPYFRSTTATLELIEEAVRQFHRPDEGMNILVAPTGIQLCSDALFEGCSELSDRYNLCRHSHLLETKAQEKLAQEKYGCTAVEHLKRIGYLDHRTSLAHCVHLTDNDIAILAQTKSTVVHNPLSNLRLGSGIAPILKYRQAGVNVTFGCDGASSNDSQDLLEAIKIGSILHNVTDLDYQHWITSRQSVEMASLGGAKGLNVADTLGSISVGKKADLVLYDLTSLSLLPRTDPIGLLVLGRPTNVVNSAWVNGKQIVADGQVTTINVNELRQELFNHSQWHANRKSQTVAQIEAHYRAVMGL from the coding sequence GTGAACTTTACTATCCAGAATGTTTTGATTGCCACTGATGATGATTATGTCACCGTAGACGTGCAAGTTATAGATGGAACTATAGCTAAGGTAGCACCTCATTTAGAAGTTGTTGGTACAGTCATTAACGGTGAGAATAAATTACTACTGCCGGGATTTGTCAATGCTCACACTCACTCCTCAGAAATGTGGCAACGAGGGGCAATTCCACCTCTACCATTAGAATTATGGTTGGCAGAACTTTATGATTTTGCACCTCTTGATACAGAAAAAGTTTACTTAAGTGCTCTAGGTACGGCAGTAGAAACTCTACTATCGGGTGGTACGAGTGTAGTGGATCATCTCGTATTGATTCCAGGACAAGAGTTAGAAACAATTGCAACTGCTGTTCGGGCTTATCAAGAAATTGGCATCCGCGCCTTTGTTGCACCCCTCATTCAAGATGAATCCCTGACGGCTGGTATGCCATCTGGGGAAATTGAGCAAGCACACGAACCCTACTTTCGCTCAACCACAGCAACATTAGAACTCATAGAAGAAGCTGTCAGACAGTTTCACCGTCCGGATGAGGGGATGAATATTCTAGTTGCTCCCACAGGGATACAATTATGTTCCGATGCTTTGTTTGAGGGGTGTAGTGAGTTAAGCGATCGCTACAATCTTTGCCGTCACTCCCACTTACTGGAAACCAAAGCACAAGAAAAACTAGCCCAAGAAAAATACGGTTGTACTGCTGTCGAACATTTAAAGCGCATTGGTTACCTAGACCATCGTACCTCATTAGCCCATTGCGTTCACCTCACAGACAATGACATTGCCATCCTTGCCCAAACAAAATCCACAGTAGTACACAATCCTTTAAGCAATCTGCGATTGGGCAGTGGCATCGCCCCCATTTTAAAATATCGCCAAGCAGGGGTAAATGTCACTTTTGGTTGCGATGGGGCTTCTAGCAACGACTCCCAAGATTTACTAGAAGCTATCAAAATAGGTTCTATATTACATAACGTTACAGATCTAGATTACCAGCACTGGATTACCTCACGCCAATCAGTAGAAATGGCATCCCTAGGTGGTGCAAAAGGATTGAACGTAGCAGATACACTGGGTTCAATTTCTGTAGGGAAGAAAGCCGATTTGGTATTGTACGATCTCACGAGCTTATCCCTATTACCACGTACAGATCCCATTGGCTTACTAGTTCTCGGTCGTCCTACCAATGTTGTTAATAGCGCGTGGGTAAATGGCAAGCAGATTGTTGCTGATGGACAAGTAACCACTATTAACGTTAATGAGTTACGACAGGAGTTGTTTAACCACAGTCAATGGCATGCAAATCGCAAATCTCAAACGGTTGCCCAAATTGAAGCACATTATCGGGCTGTCATGGGATTATAA
- a CDS encoding DMT family transporter: protein MTVLNDCNQPTQKGLHALGVILLVAASLIWGTTFPLIKNAIGSLSPSAILASRFVVAAVVLAPYLRCLNAKLIRDGCLLGLVLFASFATQTMALQTIHANRAAFISSLTVVIVPLLGLLIGQRVLLKTLLAAGVAITGIGVMSWESGQLSVGDFLLFGNAFIYAVYILILEKTTQRHPTLSLTAVQVWVIAVLGMLWATPELVREIHAIGTNINAVLYLGLVATAATVLIETMSQRWVSAQEAALFYTLDPVFSAVISFLLLGETLGVRGLIGATLVLAAMVLSQGGKDTQDNTEIETLCLPFESSDDSHLSPLTISLHPETRQLVELGKD, encoded by the coding sequence ATGACAGTATTAAATGACTGCAATCAACCTACACAAAAAGGCTTGCACGCTCTTGGTGTAATCCTGCTAGTCGCCGCATCCTTAATCTGGGGTACAACCTTTCCACTCATTAAAAATGCGATCGGTAGCCTTTCACCATCTGCAATACTCGCAAGCCGCTTTGTTGTAGCTGCAGTGGTGTTAGCTCCTTACTTGCGCTGCTTGAATGCTAAATTAATCCGCGACGGATGTCTCTTAGGACTGGTGCTCTTTGCTTCTTTTGCGACCCAAACAATGGCGCTTCAGACAATCCATGCAAATCGGGCGGCATTCATTAGTAGCCTGACCGTCGTTATTGTCCCCCTTTTGGGTTTGCTGATCGGTCAGCGCGTACTGCTGAAAACTCTGTTAGCAGCTGGAGTTGCCATCACTGGTATTGGAGTCATGTCATGGGAAAGCGGACAGCTAAGTGTGGGTGATTTCTTGTTGTTTGGTAACGCTTTCATCTACGCCGTGTACATTTTGATTCTTGAAAAAACTACACAACGCCACCCAACCCTTTCACTCACCGCCGTTCAAGTCTGGGTTATAGCGGTGCTTGGAATGCTTTGGGCAACACCTGAACTGGTTCGAGAAATCCACGCAATTGGTACGAACATCAATGCAGTTCTTTACCTGGGTCTGGTTGCTACTGCTGCTACTGTCCTGATAGAGACAATGAGCCAGCGCTGGGTTTCCGCTCAAGAAGCAGCGCTATTTTATACACTCGATCCAGTGTTTTCAGCAGTTATCTCGTTTTTACTGCTTGGTGAGACACTTGGAGTTCGTGGTTTGATTGGAGCAACGTTAGTCTTAGCAGCAATGGTATTAAGCCAAGGTGGAAAGGATACACAGGACAACACAGAGATCGAGACGCTGTGCCTTCCCTTTGAATCCTCTGACGACTCTCACCTGTCACCGCTTACAATTTCATTGCATCCGGAAACACGTCAGTTAGTTGAATTAGGGAAAGATTGA
- a CDS encoding vitamin K epoxide reductase family protein: MEPNQLSQELREGNNPHMTRRRWIIGLSTLGGSMGQIVSLYQTGIVKHLPDPPVPVFNADKVDASNYAYSRFNSPDGPIMVLNYALTAWLAAAGGLDRARRNPLLPIAMGVKILLDTVVSAELAREEWAENKAFCEYCQVATVCSIASLVLAAPEVLAATRVLLSRRDSKKAEAQSSTR; encoded by the coding sequence ATGGAACCAAATCAACTGAGTCAAGAACTGCGTGAAGGGAATAATCCCCACATGACCCGCCGTCGGTGGATTATTGGTTTATCTACACTTGGGGGTTCAATGGGACAAATTGTTTCACTTTATCAAACAGGGATAGTCAAGCATTTACCAGATCCACCAGTCCCAGTCTTTAATGCAGATAAAGTAGACGCATCTAACTACGCCTACAGCCGATTCAATTCACCTGACGGTCCAATCATGGTTCTAAATTACGCTCTGACAGCTTGGTTGGCTGCAGCTGGGGGTTTAGACCGCGCACGGAGAAACCCACTGCTACCAATTGCAATGGGCGTTAAGATTCTTTTAGATACAGTTGTCTCAGCCGAACTCGCTCGAGAAGAGTGGGCAGAAAACAAAGCATTTTGTGAGTATTGTCAAGTAGCAACTGTTTGCTCCATAGCCTCTTTGGTACTTGCCGCACCAGAGGTACTTGCAGCTACTCGTGTTCTGCTAAGTCGTCGGGACAGCAAGAAGGCTGAAGCACAAAGTAGTACACGCTGA
- a CDS encoding class I SAM-dependent methyltransferase, which yields MEDLKQTISSYSSKDLEQRKHWYSPAAEAYNEVRPRYPKELIHQVVEVAQLTPDSKILEVGCGPATATVGFAPLGYSMICLEPNPDFFRLAQHNCQLYPNVELQNTSFEEWKLVEREFDAVLAASSFHWISPEVGYPKAASALHESGHLILLWNKELQPSYEVYQSLSEVYQIYAPSLDRYEDRKTQEDILSGLGQMVVDSGQFKDLKSGNVISEVTYNVDEYFMLLNTYSPYLKLDFQSKDALFTGLRHRIEDNFGGYLQLSYISAFHIAKKS from the coding sequence ATGGAAGACTTAAAGCAAACAATAAGCAGCTACTCCAGCAAAGACCTAGAGCAACGCAAACACTGGTATTCACCAGCAGCAGAGGCTTACAATGAGGTAAGACCCCGCTACCCTAAAGAATTGATTCACCAAGTTGTGGAAGTTGCTCAACTAACCCCGGACTCAAAAATTCTGGAAGTCGGATGCGGTCCTGCAACTGCAACAGTAGGGTTTGCTCCCTTGGGTTACTCAATGATTTGCTTGGAACCCAACCCAGATTTTTTTAGGTTAGCTCAACACAATTGTCAACTTTATCCGAATGTAGAACTTCAGAACACATCCTTTGAAGAGTGGAAGCTCGTGGAACGTGAATTTGATGCCGTTTTAGCAGCAAGTTCCTTCCATTGGATATCACCGGAAGTTGGATACCCCAAAGCTGCCAGTGCATTACATGAGAGTGGCCACCTAATTTTATTATGGAATAAAGAACTTCAGCCATCCTATGAAGTTTACCAAAGTTTATCTGAAGTCTATCAAATATATGCTCCATCACTTGACCGATATGAAGATAGAAAAACTCAAGAAGATATTCTGAGTGGATTGGGACAAATGGTCGTTGATTCGGGACAATTCAAAGATTTAAAATCCGGTAACGTTATATCTGAAGTGACCTACAATGTCGATGAATATTTTATGCTTTTGAACACTTACTCACCGTACCTTAAATTAGACTTCCAGAGTAAAGATGCTTTATTTACAGGATTGAGACATCGGATAGAAGATAATTTTGGAGGTTATCTTCAGCTTTCATATATTTCTGCCTTTCACATTGCCAAAAAATCTTAA
- a CDS encoding peptidoglycan-binding domain-containing protein yields MQVATPGIDPILRLGANNLKVQELQELLNGRLPSGDRLTVDSFFGIKTQRAVKTVQYHFLLKQDGIAGPLTWQSLRANAPVNKPILHRSSHGQQVAIVQEVLFRGKFYQDGAIDGIFGAKTEAAVQAFQESEQLIVNGMIGDQTWKALSTLATSLTAN; encoded by the coding sequence ATGCAGGTAGCTACACCAGGAATCGACCCCATACTAAGACTCGGAGCCAACAACCTAAAAGTGCAAGAATTGCAAGAACTGTTAAATGGCAGACTCCCTAGTGGCGATCGCCTTACAGTTGACAGTTTTTTTGGCATCAAAACCCAAAGGGCTGTCAAAACTGTCCAATATCACTTCCTTCTCAAACAAGATGGTATTGCTGGTCCTCTCACCTGGCAATCCCTGCGTGCTAACGCCCCAGTTAACAAACCGATATTACACCGTAGCAGTCACGGTCAACAAGTTGCAATTGTTCAAGAAGTTCTTTTTAGAGGTAAATTTTATCAAGATGGTGCAATTGATGGTATATTTGGTGCAAAAACAGAAGCAGCCGTGCAGGCGTTTCAGGAAAGCGAACAACTCATTGTCAACGGTATGATTGGAGATCAAACTTGGAAAGCACTGAGTACTTTAGCCACTTCTCTCACCGCTAACTAA
- a CDS encoding CocE/NonD family hydrolase, with protein MFNVCPKETLSVLMRDGIRLDADVYRPDAEGEFPVLLMRQPYGRAIASTVVYAHPTWYAACGYIVVIQDVRGRGTSEGEFQLFAREIEDGEDSVNWAAKLPGSTGEVGMYGFSYQGMTQLYAAATKPQALKTICPAMIGYDLYADWAYEGGAFCLQSNLAWALQLATETARLRQDEKAYHALRAACGNLPLHDTSPNRPEVLQNFSPDSFYHDWLAHSQPDEYWEQLSPKTYFQNVDLPVFHIGGWFDTYLRGTMHLYKDLAARSQYRQQLLVGPWAHLPWGRKVGGVNFGINAASPVDEMQIRWFDQFLKGIDTGLLEEPPVCLFEMGSDRWRKFDSFPDTAHKSYYLSSQGLSNIREDSGTISHQPLAISKTDVLVHDPWRPVPSLGGHAAMSAGSFERSHIDCRSDVLTYTSEVLEEDLYLAGDIVVEVWCSSDKPSYDLCAVLSQVYPEGQVYNVTQGYLRSHGSDLTKRQIYLQTTCVRIARGNFFRLSLSAACFPAYSMNPGNGSSLGMEAEVITLMVSCGGEVRSQLLLPVNLLS; from the coding sequence ATGTTTAATGTCTGTCCCAAAGAAACTTTATCTGTACTCATGCGTGATGGCATTCGCCTTGATGCGGACGTATACCGTCCTGATGCAGAAGGAGAATTTCCCGTACTGTTGATGCGACAACCTTATGGAAGAGCGATCGCATCTACGGTTGTTTACGCCCATCCTACATGGTATGCGGCTTGCGGGTATATCGTCGTGATTCAAGATGTACGGGGACGAGGGACATCCGAAGGAGAGTTTCAGCTTTTTGCCCGTGAAATTGAAGATGGAGAAGATTCAGTAAACTGGGCAGCAAAACTACCGGGGAGTACTGGTGAAGTAGGGATGTACGGTTTTTCATACCAAGGTATGACGCAACTCTATGCAGCCGCTACCAAACCACAGGCGTTAAAAACTATTTGCCCTGCAATGATTGGCTACGATTTATATGCAGATTGGGCATACGAAGGTGGAGCATTCTGCTTGCAGAGCAATCTCGCCTGGGCGCTTCAGCTAGCCACAGAAACAGCACGTTTGCGACAGGATGAGAAAGCTTACCATGCTTTGCGTGCTGCTTGTGGTAATTTGCCTTTGCACGATACAAGCCCCAATCGCCCTGAAGTTTTGCAGAATTTTTCCCCTGACTCGTTTTATCACGATTGGCTGGCTCATTCCCAACCCGATGAATACTGGGAACAACTTTCACCCAAAACATACTTCCAAAATGTCGATTTGCCCGTGTTTCATATTGGAGGGTGGTTTGATACTTACTTGCGCGGGACAATGCATTTATATAAGGATCTGGCAGCACGGAGCCAGTACCGCCAACAACTGCTAGTAGGACCGTGGGCACATTTGCCTTGGGGTCGCAAAGTTGGTGGTGTTAATTTTGGTATTAATGCTGCTAGCCCTGTCGATGAAATGCAAATTCGGTGGTTCGACCAATTTCTTAAAGGTATAGATACGGGATTGCTTGAGGAACCACCTGTTTGCTTGTTTGAAATGGGTAGCGATCGCTGGCGCAAGTTTGATAGTTTTCCCGATACAGCCCATAAAAGTTACTATTTGTCAAGTCAAGGACTTAGTAACATTCGAGAAGATTCGGGAACCATTAGCCATCAGCCATTAGCAATTAGCAAGACCGATGTTCTCGTTCATGACCCCTGGCGACCCGTTCCATCATTGGGCGGTCATGCAGCAATGAGTGCAGGTTCCTTTGAGCGATCGCACATCGATTGTCGTTCAGATGTTCTCACTTATACAAGCGAAGTCTTAGAAGAAGATTTGTATTTAGCTGGTGATATTGTGGTTGAAGTTTGGTGTAGTTCCGATAAACCCAGTTACGATTTGTGTGCTGTACTGTCACAAGTGTATCCAGAGGGACAAGTTTACAACGTGACACAAGGCTATCTTCGCTCTCATGGTAGCGATCTGACCAAAAGACAAATTTACTTGCAGACGACCTGTGTCAGAATTGCCAGGGGAAACTTCTTCCGCTTGAGTTTGAGTGCAGCCTGTTTCCCCGCATATTCCATGAATCCCGGTAATGGATCGTCATTGGGGATGGAGGCGGAGGTTATTACATTGATGGTCAGTTGTGGGGGAGAGGTGCGATCGCAACTCTTACTACCAGTGAATTTATTGAGTTAA
- a CDS encoding cysteine hydrolase family protein yields MNVPLRNLGIAPNAWAVSQTFADITRPPQPPQPVILPTETKTLRLDLAKTAILVVDMQNDFCHPDGWLAHIGVDVTPARKPIEPLQALLPALREKGVPVIWVNWGNRPDLLNISANVLHVYNPTGEGVGLGDRLPSNGAQVLMAGSWAAAVVDELEQFPQDIRVDKYRMSAFWDTPLDSILKNLGRNTLLFAGVNADQCVMVTLCDANFLGYDCLLIKDCTATTSPDYCWLATLYNVNQCFGFVTDSQAIFTALSNLNNHGG; encoded by the coding sequence ATGAATGTACCTCTTCGGAATTTAGGAATTGCACCAAACGCATGGGCAGTCAGCCAGACGTTTGCAGATATTACTCGTCCGCCCCAACCCCCACAACCCGTTATCTTACCAACAGAAACTAAAACTCTGCGCCTTGACTTGGCAAAAACTGCCATTCTCGTTGTTGATATGCAAAACGATTTTTGTCACCCTGATGGTTGGCTGGCGCATATCGGTGTAGATGTTACCCCAGCACGCAAACCGATTGAACCGTTGCAAGCCTTATTGCCCGCACTTCGGGAAAAAGGCGTTCCCGTTATCTGGGTGAATTGGGGTAATCGTCCCGATTTACTTAATATTAGTGCCAATGTACTTCACGTTTACAATCCTACAGGGGAAGGTGTAGGCTTGGGCGATCGCTTACCGAGTAATGGCGCTCAAGTTCTGATGGCTGGTAGTTGGGCGGCGGCGGTGGTGGATGAATTGGAACAATTCCCTCAAGACATTCGAGTCGATAAATACCGCATGAGTGCTTTTTGGGATACACCCTTAGATAGTATCTTAAAGAATTTAGGTAGAAATACCCTATTATTTGCAGGCGTTAATGCCGATCAGTGTGTCATGGTAACCCTGTGTGATGCCAATTTCTTGGGTTATGACTGCCTGTTAATCAAAGATTGTACCGCCACAACTTCTCCTGATTACTGTTGGCTGGCGACACTTTACAACGTCAATCAGTGCTTTGGCTTTGTGACGGATTCCCAAGCTATTTTCACAGCACTAAGTAACCTCAATAACCACGGAGGATAA
- a CDS encoding low molecular weight phosphatase family protein has translation MKKILFLCTGNYYRSRFAEHLFNWLAIKQGLDWHADSRGLALERGANNVGPISRYTLEVLATRLVNVIDDERFPKPAEEQDFQAAARIIALDELEHRPLMNERFPQWTEKIEYWLVHDIDKTSPLEALGQIEKNLFQLIEQLAQSESRSAE, from the coding sequence ATGAAGAAAATCTTGTTCCTTTGTACGGGTAACTACTACCGCAGCCGCTTTGCCGAACACCTTTTTAATTGGTTGGCAATTAAGCAGGGATTAGATTGGCATGCCGATTCACGGGGTTTGGCACTTGAGCGTGGTGCAAACAATGTGGGACCGATTTCCCGATATACCCTTGAGGTTTTAGCAACGCGCTTGGTGAATGTCATTGATGATGAACGGTTTCCCAAGCCAGCAGAGGAGCAAGATTTTCAAGCAGCGGCTAGGATTATTGCCCTAGATGAGTTAGAACACAGACCCCTAATGAATGAGCGCTTTCCCCAATGGACAGAAAAAATTGAATACTGGCTAGTTCACGACATAGATAAAACCTCTCCTCTAGAAGCCCTTGGGCAAATTGAAAAAAATTTATTCCAACTCATAGAACAGTTAGCTCAAAGTGAGTCGCGCTCAGCCGAGTGA
- a CDS encoding cupin domain-containing protein codes for MRATRCVIPVVKSPKDYQAYRIAPNDSNRLAIVFDPASANTSLTCCVEIFDVGGKTPPNRHQMAVEMFFVLKGEGVAICDGKTVPIKAGDSLLVPPTGTHLIKNTGSSRLYTLTIMVPNEDFAELIRSGTPVALDEEDMSVLGRVDTLAPIY; via the coding sequence ATGCGTGCTACTCGTTGTGTTATTCCTGTCGTCAAGTCTCCGAAAGATTACCAAGCCTATCGGATCGCTCCGAACGACTCAAATCGGTTGGCGATCGTGTTCGATCCAGCTAGTGCCAATACTTCTTTGACTTGTTGTGTAGAAATTTTTGACGTTGGTGGCAAAACACCACCAAACCGCCATCAAATGGCAGTAGAAATGTTTTTTGTTCTGAAAGGGGAAGGTGTAGCCATATGCGATGGCAAAACTGTTCCCATTAAAGCAGGAGATAGTTTATTAGTTCCACCTACAGGTACTCATTTGATTAAAAATACAGGTTCGAGTCGATTGTATACGTTGACTATTATGGTTCCTAATGAGGATTTTGCCGAACTGATTCGCAGTGGGACACCAGTGGCATTAGATGAGGAAGATATGTCAGTACTTGGTAGAGTGGATACCTTGGCACCGATATACTAA
- a CDS encoding flavin monoamine oxidase family protein, which yields MDANTIKEQLQFINSQSQKKHITILGAGIAGLVAAYELERLGHTVEILEGSPRTGGRVWTHRFGNSPDAPYAELGAMRIPSNHELTLHYVQEMGLGDKLCKFITVFEESNAKMNIDGDAIRMKDAPRVLQETEGGLLTDTRYSEKTRNFAAWLKTIINTIAPGNLRSDFERDLQSHLMDELERLDLDPYFSEDGETIDLHSFLTQNPSFRAKCSQGLDIFLGDIMTETSHDLLQLKGGMDQLIQRLAASIKADIKCNAEVVALHVEKNYTQITWKQNGQLHTKNCDYILCTIPFSVLRKMELSGFDQQKLHSIHNTVYCPGTKVAFHTKEAFWQQEGIKGGASFSGEGVRQTYYPSVKFNPERGSVMLASYTIGDDAERMGKMSEIERFDYVQNTVSKIHPELNAPGIILDKASIAWGNYKWSAGGCTIHWDDSESNYLEAQRSQNTLFFAGEHCSRFPAWLQGSIESALEAVCDIVRKKPVTKSTGVTGTHTISPTNCQLMTA from the coding sequence ATGGACGCTAACACGATTAAAGAACAACTCCAATTCATCAACAGCCAATCACAGAAGAAGCACATTACAATCTTAGGCGCAGGGATTGCAGGTTTGGTAGCTGCTTACGAACTCGAACGCTTGGGACATACTGTTGAGATATTGGAAGGTAGCCCTCGCACTGGTGGACGGGTGTGGACTCACCGCTTCGGTAACTCACCTGATGCACCTTATGCAGAACTCGGTGCAATGCGTATTCCCAGCAACCACGAACTGACACTGCATTACGTTCAAGAAATGGGACTCGGTGACAAGCTGTGTAAGTTTATAACCGTGTTCGAGGAAAGCAACGCCAAAATGAATATTGATGGGGACGCGATCCGCATGAAAGATGCACCGAGAGTGCTGCAAGAAACAGAAGGTGGTCTGTTGACAGATACTCGTTACAGCGAAAAAACTCGCAATTTTGCCGCTTGGCTCAAAACTATTATTAACACCATCGCACCGGGTAATCTTCGTTCTGATTTTGAACGCGACTTGCAATCTCACTTAATGGATGAGTTGGAGCGCTTGGATTTAGATCCCTACTTTAGTGAAGATGGTGAAACCATCGATCTGCACTCTTTCCTGACTCAAAATCCCAGTTTCCGTGCTAAGTGTTCCCAAGGGCTAGACATTTTCCTTGGCGACATTATGACCGAAACCAGCCATGACTTGCTGCAACTTAAAGGTGGAATGGATCAACTTATCCAACGCTTAGCAGCATCAATTAAAGCTGATATTAAGTGCAATGCTGAAGTGGTAGCGCTACACGTAGAAAAAAATTACACCCAAATTACTTGGAAACAAAACGGTCAATTGCATACCAAAAACTGCGATTATATCTTATGCACCATTCCCTTCAGCGTACTCCGTAAAATGGAATTAAGTGGTTTTGACCAACAAAAATTACACTCCATTCACAACACTGTTTACTGCCCCGGTACGAAAGTAGCATTCCATACCAAGGAAGCTTTCTGGCAACAAGAAGGGATTAAAGGTGGTGCTTCTTTCAGCGGAGAAGGTGTACGCCAAACATACTACCCCTCAGTTAAGTTCAATCCAGAGCGTGGAAGCGTAATGTTAGCAAGTTATACCATTGGCGACGACGCCGAGCGCATGGGCAAAATGTCAGAGATTGAACGTTTTGATTACGTGCAAAATACTGTCAGCAAAATTCACCCAGAACTGAATGCACCTGGAATCATTCTGGATAAAGCATCCATTGCTTGGGGTAACTACAAGTGGAGTGCGGGGGGATGCACCATTCATTGGGATGATAGCGAATCCAATTACTTGGAAGCACAAAGATCTCAAAACACCTTATTCTTTGCTGGCGAACATTGTTCTAGATTCCCCGCTTGGCTCCAAGGTTCCATTGAGTCAGCGCTAGAAGCCGTCTGCGATATCGTCAGAAAAAAGCCAGTGACAAAGTCTACTGGTGTAACCGGAACTCACACTATTTCTCCTACAAATTGTCAATTAATGACAGCTTAA